The following proteins come from a genomic window of Maniola hyperantus chromosome 8, iAphHyp1.2, whole genome shotgun sequence:
- the LOC117984395 gene encoding sphingosine-1-phosphate phosphatase 2-like, with protein sequence MWDNMIEYLKDPLLVVKVQNFFGVIYKKASQNEEASIIYSDRHDREDFDIRQHKRIPSDISGTSSSSCETDTSGESPDEVVCLISNRFWYYLFVLGTALGDEIFYATFIPFWFWNIDGAVGRRVVLVWTVVMYIGQGFKDIIRWPRPGYPVKKLQQKWAIEYGMPSTHAMVGVSIPFSVLLYTMDRYQYPMQWGLLIAVAWCTLICVSRVYLGMHSVLDIAAGLLLSSLLLVVLIPAVDKLDGFLLTSHWSPLLVVSISILAIVYHPQSDKWTPTRGDTTMIVSVCAGILTGAWTNYQLGHMVASSADPPYTIIWPSVEMFGTSLLRTILGFCGVLATRAIAKSVSYAFVCALLGRDKNELRNSENSLDNKNKIIVECSYKYFTYGLIGFNTTYVFPNVFELLFINRPTYYTEI encoded by the exons atgtgggATAATATGATAGAATATTTAAAGGATCCCCTGCTGGTGGTTAAAGTGCAGAATTTCTTCGGAGTAATATACAAGAAGGCTAGCCAAAATGAAGAAGCGAGCATAATATACTCCGATAGACATGACCGCGAAGACTTCGATATCAGACAGCATAAGAGGATACCTAGTGACATTTCCGGGACCTCTTCGTCATCCTGCGAGACGGATACCTCTGGCGAGAGCCCGGATGAAGTGGTTTGTCTGATTAGCAACAGATTCTGGTACTACCTGTTTGTGTTGGGTACCGCGCTGGGCGATGAGATATTTTACGCGACGTTCATCCCCTTTTGGTTCTGGAACATCGACGGTGCAGTCGGCAGACGAGTCGTGCTTGTCTGGACTGTTGTTATGTATATAG GTCAAGGCTTCAAAGACATAATCCGCTGGCCGCGACCTGGCTACCCAGTCAAGAAGCTGCAGCAGAAATGGGCGATAGAGTATGGGATGCCGTCGACGCACGCCATGGTCGGCGTGTCTATACCCTTCTCCGTGTTGCTGTACACCATGGATAGGTACCAGTACCCCATGCAGTGGGGGCTGCTCATCGCCGTGGCGTGGTGTACGCTGATATGTGTCAGCAGGGTGTACCTCGGGATGCATAGTGTTCTG GACATCGCGGCGGGTCTGCTCCTGTCCTCGTTGTTACTGGTGGTGCTGATCCCAGCGGTGGACAAGCTGGACGGCTTCCTGCTCACGTCGCACTGGTCACCGCTGCTGGTGGTGAGCATCTCCATCCTGGCCATCGTCTACCACCCGCAGTCCGACAAATGGACTCCTACAAG AGGGGACACGACAATGATAGTGAGCGTGTGCGCGGGGATCCTCACCGGCGCCTGGACCAACTACCAGCTCGGCCACATGGTGGCCAGCAGCGCCGACCCGCCCTACACCATCATCTGGCCCTCCGTCGAAATGTTCGGCACCTCCCTCTTGCGGACCATCCTCGGCTTCTGCGGCGTGCTGGCCACCCGCGCCATCGCCAAGTCCGTGTCCTACGCCTTCGTGTGCGCTCTCCTGGGCCGAGACAAGAACGAACTGAGGAACTCCGAGAACAGTCTGGACAATAAGAACAAAATCATCGTCGAATGCAGCTACAAGTACTTCACGTATGGCCTCATAGGTTTCAACACGACGTATGTATTCCCGAACGTGTTCGAGTTGCTCTTCATTAATAGACCCACTTACTATACGGAGATTTGA
- the LOC138402678 gene encoding uncharacterized protein: MQRALRLIERWCNENELTVNPKKTEMILFTNKRKIELTKPPTLFNTSLELSAEVKYLGVTLDSKLSWKRHTEDKTKKSLAILNQCKRMLGKKWGLKPKIMKWLYLSVVRCSLTYAALVWWPRTLLTTAQQELQKFQRQACLAITGCMSTTPTAALEVILGIPPLHIHIKEEATLAALRLKTSGHWKEQNTMHTKILGQSINKEPRLQWKCDRTEKQHILDKNYKINSEKNLDPKPAQDTIEVYTDGSKTKTGTGAGAYCQELNMRISHALGKDNSVFQAECVGIMTAAIAVANRQVTNFKININSDSQAALKALARFSTTSQLIQDCHKTLETLAMSNDITLRWVKGHDGDQGNEAADALARKATTLKVIGPEPIVPIPFSEYKTWLHELTQKEHSQLWANTTDCRQAKEAFPNIDKRQTNKLLRLDRGKLRKVVGLITGHSPLNKHLFVIGVTDSPLCRACMEVDETPTHVVLECTGVAEQRERHLGSPTSFHEALGNLGGLLGFWSELGWLE; this comes from the coding sequence ATGCAACGAGCTTTGCGCTTAATAGAAAGATGGTGCAATGAAAACGAACTTACAGTAAATCCGAAGAAAACAGAGATGATACTGTTTACcaacaaaaggaaaattgaaCTAACCAAACCACCAACTTTGTTTAACACAAGCCTTGAACTGTCCGCAGAGGTAAAATATCTCGGTGTGACACTGGACAGCAAACTTAGCTGGAAAAGGCATACAGAagataaaaccaaaaaatcactagcaatactaaaccaatgcaaacgcatgctagggaaaaaatgggggctaaaaccaaagataatgaaatggttatacctatcggtagtaagatgttcactaacatatgctgcacttgtatggtggccaagaactctccttactaccgcccagcaagaactacagaaatttcaacgaCAAGCATGCCTCGCCATTACCGGCTGCATGAGTACCACACCAACAGCAGCGTTAGAAGTCATATTGGGCATTCCGCCCCTACACATACACATCaaagaagaagcaacactcgcagccctgagactgaaaacctcagggcattggaaagaacaaaacacaatgcacactaaaattctagggcaaagcataaacaaagaaccacgtttgcagtggaaatgcgacagaaccgaaaaacaacacatactagacaaaaactacaagataaactcagagaagaacttagatccgaagccagcacaagacacaatagaagtgtacaccgacggatccaaaacgaaaacgggcacaggagctggagcctactgccaagaactaaacatgagaataagtcacgcactcggtaaggacaactctgtcttccaagcagagtgtgtgggcattatgaccgcggctatagccgtggccaatcgacaggtaacaaactttaaaattaacattaactctgatagccaagctgctcttaaagccttggctagattctcgacgacctcacaactcatacaagactgccacaagactctggaaacactcgccatgtcaaacgacatcaccctaaggtgggtcaaaggacatgatggagaccagggaaacgaggcggccgatgcactagcacgaaaggctacgacattgaaggtgatcgggccagaacctattgttcccatacccttcagtgagtataaaacctggttgcatgaactaacacaaaaagagcattcccaactatgggcgaacacaacagactgcaggcaagccaaagaggctttccccaacatagacaaacggcaaactaacaaactactccgcctggacagaggtaaacttagaaaggtggtgggactcataacagggcatagcccactaaacaaacaccttttcgttataggtgtcaccgacagtcctttgtgcagggcatgcatggaggtcgacgaaacaccgacgcacgtggtcctagagtgcacgggcgtagcagaacaacgcgaacgccatttgggttccccgacctcattccatgaagccctcggcaacctgggcggtctactcggcttctggagtgagcttggatggctggagtga
- the cact gene encoding NF-kappa-B inhibitor cactus: MSAKKVNETNTKVFEDENTDSGFLSGPLSEQLLSSEDLSKEADAPSVPDSDKKVISESSGIDSGVIEDLYLSECLVNIKLCDPPPAQTTVPLIQLDDVRSQDDLPLAILFQQDDDGDTQLHIAAVHGCEKSVGTLINVCPDKAWLDVPNDHGHTPLHLAAMSGQATVTRMLVIAGASVASRDLTGETPLHKAVAGNYTECLRGLLTPVTDRPMRKLSTVINQKNYKGQSCVHLAASAGRVELLQMLVFYGGDINAREGLAGWTPLHVAARRGDVALARFLLERCGGVARDARDYAGRTPRRLAGKNRAAQLFANVDDSDESDSEDEYDSDSDTETLFEKIRQSINPINVA, translated from the exons atgagTGCCAAAAAGGTTAACGAGACAAACACCAAAGTCTTCGAGGACGAGAACACAGACTCTGGTTTTCTGTCTGGGCCGCTAAGCGAACAGCTGCTGTCCTCAGAAGACCTCAGTAAAGAGGCTGATGCCCCATCAGTGCCTGATAGTGATAAAAAAGTGATTAGTGAAAGTTCAGGAATCGACAGTGGTGTGATTGAGGACTTGTATTTGTCTGAGTGTCTAGTAAATATAAAACTATGTGACCCTCCACCTGCGCAGACGACGGTGCCTTTGATCCAATTGGATGATGTAAGGAGTCAGGATGATCTTCCACTGGCGATATTGTTCCAGCAAGATGACGACGGAGATAC ACAACTACACATCGCGGCAGTTCACGGGTGCGAGAAATCAGTTGGCACACTCATCAACGTGTGTCCTGACAAAGCGTGGCTAGACGTTCCCAACGACCACGGCCACACGCCCCTGCACTTGGCCGCTATGAGCGGGCAGGCCACGGTCACGAGGATGCTGGTCATCGCTGGAGCGTCGGTCGCGTCCAGAGACTTGACGGGCGAGACTCCACTACACAAGGCGGTCGCCGGCAACTACACAGAGTGCCTCCGAGGCCTGCTGACGCCAGTCACAGACCGGCCGATGAGGAAGCTATCGACTGTTATAAACCAGAAGAATTACAAAG GTCAATCGTGTGTTCATTTGGCAGCGTCGGCGGGAAGAGTAGAGTTACTGCAGATGCTGGTGTTCTACGGAGGCGACATTAATGCTAGG GAGGGCCTGGCGGGCTGGACGCCGCTGCAcgtggcggcgcggcgcggcgacgTGGCGCTGGCGCGGTTCCTGCTGGAGCGCTGCGGCGGCGTGGCGCGGGACGCGCGCGACTACGCGGGCCGCACGCCGCGCCGCCTGGCCGGCAAGAACCGCGCGGCGCAGCTGTTTGCCAACGTTGACGACTCCGATGAGAGCGACAGCGAGGATGAG TATGACAGTGACAGCGATACCGAAACCCTGTTCGAGAAAATAAGACAGAGCATCAATCCGATCAACGTGGCCTGA
- the LOC117984400 gene encoding DNA replication complex GINS protein PSF1-like, protein MFGEKVIELLKEADRNRETIDQFNDEKIRQIIEEMHVLFNMNMNDANAATENKSLWPTVQVRHAALERNKRCLLAYLYNRMDKIKTLRWEFGSVLPPDVRELLADSEYEWFSKYSTNLARYMRSVGEDIGYSGIDLTENLRPPKSLYIEVLCITDYGKLELEDGDVVMLKKNSRHFLPTSECQTLIRQGVLKQIV, encoded by the exons ATGTTTGGCGAAAAAGTCATAGAATTGTTAAAGGAAGCGGATAGAAACCGTGAAACTATCGACCAATTtaat GACGAAAAGATCCGACAAATTATAGAAGAAATGCACGTTCTATTTAACATGAATATGAACGATgc gaaTGCAGCAACAGAAAACAAGTCCCTGTGGCCAACAGTTCAAGTAAGGCACGCTGCGTTGGAGAGAAATAAGCGTTGCCTTCTCGCTTACTTATACAACAGAATGGACAAAATCAAAACTCTAAGGTGGGAATTTGGGTCTGTCTTACCACCAGATGTCAGGGAGTTACTTGCGGATAGTGAATATGAGTGGTTTTCCAAATACTCCACAAACTTAGCACGGTACATGAGGTCTGTAGGTGAAGATATAGGTTACAGTGGCATAGACCTAACAGAGAACTTGAGGCCTCCAAAATCGTTGTATATAGAGGTGCTGTGCATCACAGATTATGGCAAGTTGGAGTTGGAGGATGGAGATGTGGTGATGCTCAAGAAGAATAGTAGACATTTCTTGCCAACTTCAGAGTGTCAGACTTTAATAAGGCAGGGTGTTTTGAAACAAATTGTTTAG